One window of the Bradyrhizobium sp. NP1 genome contains the following:
- a CDS encoding branched-chain amino acid ABC transporter permease, which translates to MNEMTQSLQRTQTRMTNWLDFATRHRASLASLVVLVFPLVMPFSALAVNILIYGLYALGFNLVYGYLGLLSFGHAALFGTGAYLCGIAIVHLGLPWYAAIAIGIVAGLLMAAAIGVLAIRTRGIYFAMVTMALSQCVYYLFYQAVDWTGGENGLRGINVRTIDLFGLKLDFINPLTRYYVIAAFVIAAFFVLSRILASPFGAVIEAVRENEVRARASGYNATLTRLITFVLSGGFCGLAGALQALHLSIVPIEILHYDTSGIVVMIALLGGMGTFFGPMIGAATFLLLENLVSVWTVHWQLVVGAIFMMCVLFFPSGIWGTLIARVKP; encoded by the coding sequence ATGAATGAGATGACCCAATCGCTGCAGCGGACCCAGACACGGATGACGAACTGGTTGGACTTCGCTACGCGCCATCGTGCCAGCCTGGCAAGTCTGGTGGTCCTCGTTTTCCCGCTCGTGATGCCGTTTTCAGCGCTCGCGGTGAATATCCTGATCTATGGGCTGTATGCGCTCGGATTCAACCTGGTTTACGGCTACCTCGGGTTGTTGTCCTTCGGACATGCGGCGCTGTTCGGAACGGGGGCCTATCTTTGCGGCATCGCCATCGTGCACCTTGGGTTGCCCTGGTACGCAGCGATAGCGATCGGCATCGTCGCAGGACTTCTGATGGCGGCCGCGATTGGCGTGCTGGCGATCCGAACTCGCGGGATCTATTTTGCCATGGTCACGATGGCGCTGTCGCAATGCGTCTACTACCTGTTTTATCAGGCGGTCGATTGGACCGGTGGTGAGAACGGGCTGCGTGGCATTAATGTCCGCACCATTGATCTGTTCGGACTGAAGCTTGATTTCATCAATCCGCTGACGCGCTACTATGTCATCGCGGCCTTCGTGATTGCTGCGTTTTTTGTGTTGTCGCGTATCCTTGCATCGCCGTTCGGTGCGGTGATTGAAGCGGTGCGAGAAAACGAGGTTCGTGCGCGCGCATCGGGCTATAATGCCACGTTGACGCGCTTGATTACCTTTGTGCTGTCCGGCGGCTTCTGCGGGTTGGCTGGCGCTCTGCAAGCCTTGCATTTGTCCATCGTGCCGATCGAAATCCTGCACTACGACACCTCGGGCATCGTCGTCATGATTGCGCTGCTTGGCGGTATGGGTACGTTTTTCGGGCCGATGATCGGAGCGGCGACGTTCCTGCTGCTGGAAAACCTGGTCTCGGTCTGGACTGTGCACTGGCAGCTCGTCGTCGGAGCCATTTTCATGATGTGCGTGCTGTTCTTTCCGTCCGGCATCTGGGGCACGCTGATCGCACGGGTCAAGCCATGA
- the ilvD gene encoding dihydroxy-acid dehydratase, with protein MTKRRSRVTIDGLDRAPHRAFMRAMGLDDAALEKPMVGVVSMKGEQTPCNMTHDFQVEATKAGIAEAGGTPREFATVSVSDGISMNHEGMKFSLFSRELIADSIEAVVHGLAYDALIGFGGCDKTLPGVMMGMIRCNVPSIFIYGGSALPGKLGGRTLTVLDSYEAVGSFMTGEIDQTTLAAIERSCLPTIGACAGQFTANTMAMVSEAMGLTIPNVSMIPGVYAERAQACRRAGRLVMRMLEQGGPLPREIVTRKSLENGAAVVAATGGSTNAALHLPAIANEAGIAFSLDDVGEVFARTPLIGNLRPGGKYTAKDVYDIGGTAVIIRALIESGHIDGSCLSVTGRTLAEEYRDANAPDGDVIHSVSKPIMADGGVAVLKGNLCPDGAVIKVAGLKSLVFEGVARVFEDEEACVKAVRNRHYSAGEVLVIRNEGPVGGPGMREMLGVTALIYGQGMGEKVALITDGRFSGATRGMCIGYVSPESFVGGPLALVRDGDRIRIDAGARRMDLLIDEREFAERRKAWKPRPPRHRAGALAKYARLVGQAPGGAVTHEGPAEWPWFDGADSN; from the coding sequence ATGACGAAAAGGCGATCCCGTGTAACGATTGACGGGCTCGACCGGGCGCCGCACCGCGCTTTCATGCGGGCGATGGGGCTCGACGACGCGGCGCTCGAAAAGCCGATGGTCGGGGTGGTCAGCATGAAGGGCGAGCAGACGCCCTGCAACATGACCCACGATTTCCAGGTCGAGGCGACCAAAGCGGGAATTGCCGAGGCTGGCGGAACGCCGCGCGAATTCGCCACGGTCTCCGTTTCCGATGGCATCAGCATGAATCATGAGGGCATGAAATTTTCCCTCTTTTCACGCGAACTGATCGCCGACTCCATCGAGGCTGTCGTTCACGGTCTTGCCTACGACGCCCTGATCGGCTTCGGCGGCTGCGACAAGACGCTCCCGGGCGTGATGATGGGGATGATCCGCTGCAATGTTCCCTCGATCTTCATCTATGGGGGCAGTGCACTGCCGGGAAAGCTCGGCGGGCGAACGTTGACGGTGCTCGACTCCTACGAAGCCGTCGGCAGCTTCATGACCGGTGAGATCGATCAGACGACGCTGGCCGCGATCGAGCGGTCCTGCCTGCCCACGATTGGCGCCTGTGCCGGACAGTTCACCGCCAACACCATGGCGATGGTTTCCGAGGCGATGGGACTGACCATCCCCAACGTCTCGATGATTCCGGGCGTCTATGCGGAGCGGGCACAGGCTTGCCGCCGGGCCGGACGCTTGGTGATGCGAATGCTGGAACAGGGGGGACCGCTTCCCCGAGAGATCGTTACGCGGAAGTCGCTGGAAAATGGCGCAGCCGTCGTGGCCGCGACCGGAGGTTCGACGAATGCGGCGCTCCACCTGCCGGCGATCGCCAACGAAGCCGGGATTGCCTTCAGCCTCGACGATGTTGGCGAAGTGTTCGCGCGGACGCCGTTGATCGGCAACCTGCGGCCAGGCGGCAAATACACCGCCAAGGACGTTTACGATATCGGCGGAACTGCAGTCATCATCCGAGCGCTCATCGAAAGCGGTCATATTGACGGATCCTGTCTAAGCGTGACGGGCAGGACGCTTGCCGAGGAATATCGCGATGCCAACGCGCCCGATGGCGACGTTATTCATTCGGTGTCCAAGCCGATCATGGCGGACGGGGGCGTCGCCGTGCTCAAGGGCAATCTCTGTCCCGACGGCGCAGTCATCAAGGTTGCCGGCCTGAAAAGCCTCGTCTTTGAAGGCGTTGCGCGTGTCTTTGAAGACGAGGAAGCATGCGTCAAGGCGGTTCGTAACCGACACTACTCAGCAGGCGAGGTGCTGGTGATCCGCAATGAGGGGCCGGTCGGCGGTCCCGGAATGCGCGAGATGCTGGGTGTCACTGCGTTGATTTATGGACAGGGCATGGGCGAGAAGGTTGCACTCATCACCGATGGCCGATTTTCCGGCGCCACGCGCGGCATGTGTATTGGCTATGTTTCACCGGAGTCCTTTGTTGGGGGGCCGCTGGCCCTGGTCCGCGACGGCGATCGGATCAGGATTGATGCCGGCGCGCGGCGCATGGACCTCTTGATCGACGAGCGCGAGTTTGCCGAACGGCGCAAGGCCTGGAAGCCGCGACCGCCGCGTCATCGGGCAGGGGCGCTTGCCAAATATGCAAGGTTGGTCGGTCAGGCGCCCGGCGGGGCCGTAACCCATGAAGGGCCGGCCGAATGGCCGTGGTTCGACGGGGCGGACAGCAATTGA
- a CDS encoding ABC transporter substrate-binding protein, protein MTRKMIKSAPITRRRVLATVGAGAIVAASPFRINLLQAEETPIKIGFPVPLTGPYGTEAQDQVRAAQLAIAQFNDAGGLSGRKAELVVRDDKLNPGEAATRTLELVEKEKVNFVVGSLSAAVQLAINNVTKERGIIFNSISQSDAINEAADFSKYTFHEALNPHMTSGAVGRYAFSKFGKKVAFLTADYAYGHEMVRGFLEVGKAFNIENLGDIRHPLGTSDFSTLLPRIQALKPDILCISNFGRDQQIVLRQATDFGIKKTTQIIAPLLSHASRVAAGPQAFEGVIGGCSFYWGIEDKYASTKAFNEAFRKMYDGKLPTDYGALGYGGVRTVLSAVKDAGSVDTDKVIAAMEALKYDYYKGPQYYRKCDHQSVQSVLVIKSKSSNMRNESDVFEVLSTDEPNEATLRTCAELGHKA, encoded by the coding sequence ATGACCAGGAAGATGATCAAATCGGCGCCGATCACGCGCCGCCGCGTGCTCGCGACCGTCGGCGCGGGGGCGATAGTCGCGGCGTCTCCTTTCAGGATCAACCTGCTTCAGGCGGAAGAGACGCCCATCAAGATCGGCTTTCCCGTTCCCCTGACGGGCCCCTACGGCACCGAGGCGCAGGATCAGGTGCGTGCTGCCCAACTCGCGATCGCCCAGTTTAACGATGCGGGCGGTCTTAGTGGGCGCAAGGCCGAACTGGTCGTGCGCGACGACAAGCTCAATCCGGGGGAAGCCGCGACGCGGACACTGGAGCTGGTCGAAAAGGAGAAGGTGAATTTTGTCGTCGGCAGCCTGTCTGCCGCGGTGCAGCTCGCGATCAACAATGTCACCAAGGAGCGCGGCATCATCTTCAATTCGATCAGCCAGTCTGACGCGATCAACGAAGCTGCCGACTTCAGCAAGTATACCTTTCACGAGGCCTTGAATCCACACATGACATCCGGCGCGGTCGGACGTTACGCCTTCTCGAAATTCGGCAAGAAGGTCGCCTTCCTGACTGCCGATTATGCCTACGGTCATGAGATGGTGCGCGGCTTCCTCGAAGTCGGCAAGGCCTTCAACATCGAGAACCTCGGCGACATCCGTCACCCGCTCGGGACATCCGATTTCTCCACGCTGCTGCCGCGTATCCAGGCGCTGAAGCCGGACATTCTCTGCATCAGCAATTTCGGCCGCGATCAGCAGATCGTACTGCGGCAGGCGACCGATTTCGGAATCAAGAAGACGACCCAGATCATTGCCCCGCTGCTCTCGCATGCGAGCCGCGTTGCGGCCGGACCGCAGGCCTTTGAAGGTGTGATCGGTGGCTGTTCATTCTATTGGGGCATCGAAGACAAGTACGCCTCCACCAAGGCCTTCAACGAAGCCTTCAGAAAGATGTACGATGGCAAGCTGCCCACCGACTACGGTGCGCTCGGCTACGGCGGGGTACGGACTGTGCTGAGCGCCGTCAAGGATGCCGGCAGCGTAGATACCGACAAGGTGATAGCCGCCATGGAGGCGCTGAAATACGACTACTACAAGGGTCCGCAATACTATCGCAAATGCGATCATCAGTCGGTGCAGTCGGTCCTGGTTATCAAGTCCAAGTCATCCAATATGAGGAACGAGTCGGATGTCTTCGAGGTGCTCTCCACGGATGAGCCTAACGAAGCAACCCTCCGCACCTGTGCTGAGCTTGGTCACAAGGCCTGA
- a CDS encoding ABC transporter substrate-binding protein, which translates to MRLGGKWGLAAGMLVALLGASNASHAQQTIRVGWTIPAEESKYWMMRRPAEFPDLGKTYNIEWTQFQGTAPMTQALAAGALDCATQAPLSLANGVVGGNLKAYIVAQHVFEKPGGFSVYWAVLDNSPIKTIADLKGKTIGISVIGGGTQGPFNMLLKQNGVDPAKDIKLVEVGFAVSEDALRQGRVDAVNMNQPFAARAEAKGGTRKLFSLSQAMPNIVHILEACRADFVDKNPDLVKAYVRDITSGMKKALANRDETLKVVSEVLKAPVPVLDTYLLKDNDFGRDPGAAPNFAAIQKMFDIYAETGMLPKMDVSQFKHPTIVAPLQ; encoded by the coding sequence ATGCGTTTGGGTGGGAAGTGGGGTCTTGCGGCTGGAATGCTGGTCGCTCTGCTTGGGGCGTCGAACGCTTCGCACGCGCAGCAAACGATCCGCGTTGGCTGGACAATCCCGGCAGAGGAATCGAAATACTGGATGATGCGGCGACCCGCGGAATTCCCTGACCTCGGCAAGACCTACAACATCGAATGGACGCAGTTTCAGGGCACCGCGCCCATGACGCAGGCGCTTGCCGCCGGGGCACTCGACTGTGCGACCCAGGCGCCGCTGTCGCTCGCCAACGGCGTCGTCGGCGGCAACCTGAAGGCCTACATCGTGGCGCAGCATGTGTTCGAGAAGCCGGGCGGCTTCTCGGTTTATTGGGCGGTTCTGGACAACTCGCCGATCAAGACCATCGCTGACCTGAAGGGCAAGACTATCGGCATTTCCGTGATCGGCGGCGGAACCCAAGGGCCCTTCAACATGCTGCTGAAGCAGAATGGCGTCGATCCGGCCAAGGACATCAAGCTTGTCGAGGTCGGTTTCGCTGTTTCGGAAGACGCGCTCCGGCAGGGTCGCGTCGATGCGGTCAATATGAACCAGCCGTTCGCGGCGCGCGCGGAGGCCAAGGGCGGCACGCGCAAGCTGTTCTCGCTGTCGCAGGCGATGCCGAATATCGTCCATATCCTGGAAGCCTGCCGCGCCGACTTCGTCGACAAGAATCCTGATCTGGTAAAGGCTTATGTCCGCGACATCACTTCCGGCATGAAGAAGGCGTTGGCCAATCGCGACGAGACTCTAAAAGTGGTTTCTGAGGTGCTGAAGGCGCCCGTACCGGTGCTCGACACCTATCTGCTCAAGGACAACGATTTCGGCAGGGATCCAGGCGCGGCGCCCAACTTTGCCGCGATCCAGAAGATGTTCGACATCTATGCCGAGACGGGGATGCTGCCGAAGATGGACGTATCCCAGTTCAAACATCCGACCATCGTCGCTCCGCTGCAATAG
- a CDS encoding branched-chain amino acid ABC transporter permease yields MAGLSFDLVALQLFAGLALGAIYVLFAIGLSLIFGMLTVVNFAHGAFYMVGAYAGLYVLMLGGNFWLCLFAVPLVVGLFGLLVERFLIRPLYGRGIDYPLLLTFGLSYVMVELVRIAFGKTGYPFDTPEILQGAVNIGVGYFPLYRLFVIGATAAVLLALWLFLEKTSFGLIVRAGARDPQIVRVLGVDVARVWLIVFGIGTAIAGFAGLLAAPLQGVIPEMGATILAEAFVVTVVGGMGSIGGAVLAGLLVGVVVSMTSLIAPEMAKVSIFALMAVVLIVRPQGFFGRAGLLS; encoded by the coding sequence ATGGCGGGTCTGAGCTTCGATCTTGTCGCGCTTCAACTGTTCGCCGGGCTCGCGCTCGGCGCGATCTACGTGTTGTTCGCGATCGGCCTTTCCTTGATCTTCGGCATGCTTACCGTGGTGAACTTTGCACACGGGGCGTTCTATATGGTCGGCGCCTATGCCGGTCTCTATGTTCTGATGCTTGGCGGCAATTTCTGGCTTTGCTTGTTTGCCGTGCCGCTTGTAGTGGGATTGTTCGGACTTCTGGTTGAACGCTTCCTGATCAGGCCGCTCTACGGGCGGGGCATCGACTATCCGCTGCTACTGACCTTCGGGCTCAGCTACGTCATGGTCGAACTGGTTCGTATTGCTTTCGGGAAGACCGGTTATCCCTTCGATACGCCGGAAATCCTGCAAGGTGCGGTCAACATCGGGGTCGGTTATTTTCCGCTCTATCGCCTTTTCGTAATCGGGGCCACCGCAGCAGTGCTGCTGGCCCTTTGGCTGTTCCTGGAGAAGACCAGCTTCGGGCTCATTGTCCGGGCGGGCGCGCGCGATCCGCAGATTGTTCGGGTGCTCGGCGTCGATGTGGCAAGGGTCTGGTTGATCGTGTTCGGGATCGGCACGGCCATTGCCGGCTTTGCCGGTCTGCTGGCCGCACCCTTGCAAGGCGTTATCCCCGAAATGGGCGCTACCATCCTTGCGGAAGCCTTCGTGGTCACTGTGGTCGGTGGCATGGGATCGATCGGTGGGGCCGTGCTTGCCGGGCTCCTGGTCGGTGTTGTCGTCAGCATGACGTCGCTGATTGCGCCAGAGATGGCCAAGGTTTCGATTTTTGCTTTGATGGCTGTTGTCTTGATCGTGCGACCGCAAGGTTTCTTCGGCCGTGCGGGACTGCTCAGTTGA
- a CDS encoding ABC transporter ATP-binding protein has translation MTPTVLPAQSAILRTKGVGKMFGKFVALRDISAEFNRGAITSIIGPNGAGKSTYFNLLSGAFPPSTGTVEFEGRDVTGLPQHRFAHMGIAKSFQITNVFPQLSTRENIRVGLQALVSRYDLWRPRARLRELTEQADELLRLVGLWEARERSARTLAHGEQRALEIGMALASRPRLLLLDEPTAGMSPEETRTMMDLIVKLAAERTVILVEHKMKLVLGISDRILVLHHGELLAEGTPQQVRQNEAVKRVYLGQREH, from the coding sequence ATGACCCCGACTGTTCTGCCGGCGCAATCCGCCATCCTGCGCACCAAGGGTGTCGGCAAGATGTTCGGCAAGTTCGTCGCACTGAGGGATATTTCGGCCGAGTTCAACCGCGGCGCAATTACCTCGATTATTGGCCCGAATGGGGCAGGCAAGAGCACGTATTTCAATCTGCTGTCAGGAGCGTTCCCGCCCTCGACGGGAACTGTGGAGTTCGAGGGCAGGGATGTAACGGGTCTGCCGCAGCATCGTTTCGCCCATATGGGAATCGCAAAATCGTTCCAGATCACCAATGTGTTTCCGCAGCTTTCCACGCGCGAGAATATCAGGGTTGGGCTGCAGGCCCTGGTTTCGCGCTACGACCTTTGGCGGCCGCGGGCCCGCCTTCGCGAACTGACCGAGCAGGCTGACGAGCTGCTGCGCCTCGTGGGCTTGTGGGAGGCGCGCGAGCGTTCGGCCAGGACACTGGCACATGGTGAGCAGCGAGCACTCGAGATCGGCATGGCGCTCGCAAGCCGGCCGCGTTTGCTGCTGCTTGACGAGCCGACCGCCGGCATGAGTCCGGAAGAGACCCGCACCATGATGGACCTGATCGTAAAGCTTGCAGCCGAGCGCACGGTCATTCTGGTCGAACACAAGATGAAGCTGGTGCTCGGGATCAGCGATCGTATCCTGGTACTTCATCACGGCGAATTGCTTGCCGAAGGCACGCCGCAACAGGTTCGTCAGAACGAGGCGGTGAAGCGTGTCTACCTTGGCCAGCGCGAGCACTGA
- a CDS encoding ABC transporter ATP-binding protein has protein sequence MLQVHHLDAWYGASHVLQDISIEVGKGEIVCLIGRNGAGKTTTLKSIMGLMDRTRGSVSFKGQELLNRPAHMRFALGLAYVPEERRIVQGLSVRENLRLGLVASPEKKKEITLIDGIAKIFPRLAERLDQDAMTMSGGEQQMLAIARAMIAKPALIMLDEPSEGIMPVLVDEMFALFRTMKAQGTTLLLVEQNVELALDIADRAYVMDQGTVVHQASARELLANSEIKERYCSV, from the coding sequence ATGCTGCAAGTCCACCATCTCGACGCCTGGTATGGTGCAAGCCACGTGCTGCAGGATATCAGTATTGAGGTCGGCAAGGGCGAGATCGTCTGCCTGATTGGCCGCAACGGTGCAGGCAAGACCACGACGCTCAAGTCGATCATGGGCCTGATGGACCGAACACGTGGTTCGGTGAGTTTCAAGGGCCAGGAACTCTTGAACCGGCCCGCCCACATGCGCTTTGCCCTGGGTCTTGCCTACGTTCCTGAGGAACGACGCATCGTGCAAGGGCTGTCGGTCCGGGAGAATCTTCGGCTCGGACTTGTCGCTTCGCCTGAGAAGAAGAAAGAGATCACGCTGATCGATGGAATCGCCAAGATATTTCCACGCCTGGCCGAGCGCCTTGACCAGGACGCGATGACCATGTCGGGTGGGGAGCAGCAGATGCTTGCGATCGCGCGAGCCATGATCGCGAAGCCTGCCCTCATCATGCTCGACGAACCGTCCGAGGGGATCATGCCGGTCCTGGTCGACGAGATGTTCGCCCTGTTCCGGACCATGAAGGCGCAGGGAACGACTCTGCTGCTGGTCGAGCAGAATGTCGAGCTGGCGCTCGATATCGCGGACCGCGCCTATGTAATGGATCAGGGGACGGTGGTCCATCAGGCTTCCGCACGGGAGCTCCTGGCCAATAGCGAGATCAAGGAGCGCTATTGCTCAGTCTGA